From Methylobacterium radiodurans, a single genomic window includes:
- a CDS encoding PepSY domain-containing protein produces the protein MSALGKRLRRWLYLGHRWLGILTGLLFATWFVSGVVMMYVGFPHLSDAERRAALSPIAWDRVAIEPKAALDRASLARAAVRRLDLAMLADEPVWRLTPWEGPRRTLSALDGRAIEAVPAEQALAAARHHPAAATVTDLGLVERDQWTVPQRFDPLRPFHRVALGDAADTHLYVSAATGEIALDATGHERFWNWFGAVPHWIYFTPLRAQVDLWRDVVLWLSGIGIVGAVTGLVVGVMRVRLRRRYARSRVTPYRGWMAWHHIGGLVAGTTLVTFVASGWISMNPNRWFSPREPDRAALERYAGPAEPWPNIDRAALAAACPDAREARLARLDGQAQMLLACADGRVIPCCGAAPDPARIASAAARLVPGAAAPIVERLVSEDLYWYGHHRDARVLPVLRVRFADAAATWFHIDPATGEILNRTDRSNRVYRWLFNAPHSFDFGPLLRHRPAWDLLLIVLLLGGLLISASGVVIGWRRLGLTMR, from the coding sequence ATGAGCGCGCTCGGAAAGCGCCTGCGGCGGTGGCTCTACCTCGGCCATCGCTGGCTCGGCATCCTCACCGGCCTGCTCTTCGCCACCTGGTTCGTCTCCGGCGTGGTGATGATGTATGTGGGCTTCCCGCATCTGAGCGACGCCGAGCGCCGCGCGGCGCTCTCGCCGATCGCCTGGGACCGCGTGGCGATCGAGCCCAAGGCGGCCCTGGACCGGGCCAGCCTGGCACGTGCGGCGGTGCGCCGCCTCGACCTCGCGATGCTGGCGGACGAGCCGGTCTGGCGCCTGACGCCCTGGGAGGGCCCGCGCCGCACGCTCTCGGCCCTCGATGGACGCGCGATCGAGGCCGTCCCGGCCGAGCAGGCCCTGGCGGCTGCGCGCCACCACCCGGCCGCCGCCACCGTGACCGATCTCGGCCTCGTCGAGCGCGATCAGTGGACAGTGCCGCAGCGCTTCGACCCGCTGCGCCCCTTCCACCGCGTGGCGCTGGGAGACGCGGCCGACACCCACCTGTACGTCTCGGCCGCGACGGGCGAGATCGCGCTGGACGCCACCGGGCACGAGCGGTTCTGGAACTGGTTCGGCGCGGTGCCGCACTGGATCTACTTCACGCCGCTGCGGGCGCAGGTCGATCTCTGGCGCGACGTGGTGCTCTGGCTCTCCGGGATCGGGATCGTCGGGGCCGTTACCGGCCTCGTCGTCGGCGTGATGCGGGTGCGCCTGCGGCGGCGCTACGCCCGGAGCCGGGTCACGCCCTACCGGGGCTGGATGGCGTGGCACCATATCGGCGGCCTCGTGGCCGGCACGACGCTCGTCACCTTCGTCGCGAGCGGCTGGATCTCGATGAACCCCAACCGCTGGTTCTCGCCGCGCGAGCCGGACCGCGCGGCGCTCGAGCGCTACGCCGGACCCGCGGAGCCGTGGCCGAACATCGACCGCGCGGCCCTGGCCGCAGCCTGCCCGGATGCGCGGGAAGCGCGCCTCGCCCGCCTCGACGGGCAGGCGCAGATGCTCCTCGCCTGCGCGGACGGGCGGGTGATCCCCTGCTGCGGGGCGGCGCCGGACCCGGCGCGGATCGCCTCAGCCGCGGCCCGGCTCGTGCCCGGGGCCGCGGCACCGATCGTCGAGCGGCTCGTCTCCGAGGATCTCTACTGGTACGGCCATCACCGCGACGCGCGGGTGCTGCCGGTGCTGCGCGTCCGCTTCGCGGATGCGGCCGCGACGTGGTTCCACATCGACCCGGCGACCGGCGAGATCCTGAACCGGACCGACCGCTCGAACCGCGTCTACCGCTGGCTGTTCAACGCCCCCCACAGCTTCGATTTCGGGCCGCTCCTCCGGCATCGGCCGGCCTGGGATCTCCTCCTGATCGTCCTGCTGCTCGGCGGCCTGCTGATCTCGGCCTCCGGCGTGGTCATCGGCTGGCGGCGGCTCGGGCTGACGATGCGCTAG
- a CDS encoding OmpA/MotB family protein: MAKKKRGGAHGGHGWFVTFADLMALLMSFFVMIAAYSTQDQKKMQAVAGSMRDAFGVNKESKFAGIIEYKGLPAADHVRYLRDIPPDRATDRTTPPRPDSDASYGVNSASEPDSFGLAAASLRQALQDLPDISELSKHVVVAKTEQGLDVSIVDQDGRAMFPDGSSRPTEQTRRLLEKLAPLLRQMPNRIAVTGFTATDRPGRRPLAPPWEISAGRAISTREILAGAGVPDDRFASVSGKADTEPLFPDNPYLAANRRVTVTLLKEAPPVPVRGLP, from the coding sequence GTGGCCAAGAAGAAGCGCGGCGGGGCCCATGGCGGCCACGGCTGGTTCGTCACCTTCGCCGACCTGATGGCGCTCCTGATGAGCTTCTTCGTGATGATTGCCGCGTACTCGACGCAGGATCAGAAGAAGATGCAGGCGGTGGCGGGCTCGATGCGCGACGCCTTCGGCGTCAACAAGGAATCGAAGTTCGCCGGCATCATCGAGTACAAGGGCCTGCCGGCCGCCGACCACGTCCGCTACCTGCGTGACATCCCTCCCGACCGCGCGACGGACCGCACCACCCCGCCGCGGCCGGATTCGGACGCATCCTACGGCGTGAACAGCGCGAGCGAGCCGGACAGCTTCGGGCTGGCCGCCGCCTCCCTGCGCCAGGCGCTGCAGGACCTGCCCGACATCTCCGAATTGTCGAAGCACGTCGTCGTCGCCAAGACCGAGCAGGGCCTCGACGTCTCGATCGTCGACCAGGACGGCCGCGCGATGTTTCCGGACGGGTCGAGCCGCCCGACCGAGCAGACCCGGCGCCTCCTGGAGAAGCTCGCTCCCCTGCTGCGCCAGATGCCGAACCGCATCGCGGTGACGGGCTTCACCGCGACCGACCGACCCGGCCGGCGCCCGCTCGCGCCGCCCTGGGAAATCTCGGCCGGCCGCGCGATCAGCACCCGCGAGATCCTGGCCGGCGCAGGCGTGCCCGACGACCGCTTCGCCTCGGTCTCGGGCAAGGCCGACACCGAGCCCCTGTTTCCCGACAATCCCTACCTCGCGGCCAACCGCCGGGTGACGGTGACGCTGCTGAAGGAGGCGCCGCCCGTGCCGGTCCGGGGCCTGCCGTAG
- a CDS encoding glycosyltransferase family protein — protein sequence MRVLEISRVGVFKAPAPERTMWLRWGGPLTASESQTPEALGARTAARVLLRLLLRRFYLVVVAALHPGHTDRQSRAKLLLKAALLPGSRRPRLVGALGRLVLGRTRCVILDISDTRAAYFKRELELPQAGRDPWLRPTGLFIPEAARRPAAFIKDTDVFFAGWLCNAARRWAMQDLCVLQAAGYRIHLPDDPLPYPAYLEAIARAWLVVSPDGFGWDCYRHYEADFASFVALTSRPAYPRALPLRHGVHCFHYEPGPGALLGAIPALLVDKPRLERMAAAAQARVLAHHTRARVAERILAESFRDRSGTIPKRTRVSARGPRAPALSRD from the coding sequence ATGCGGGTACTGGAAATCAGCCGGGTCGGCGTGTTCAAGGCGCCCGCACCGGAGCGGACGATGTGGCTGCGCTGGGGCGGGCCGCTGACCGCCTCCGAATCGCAGACGCCCGAGGCACTCGGCGCGCGCACCGCCGCCCGGGTCCTGCTGCGGCTCCTTCTGCGACGCTTCTATCTCGTCGTGGTGGCGGCCCTGCATCCGGGCCATACCGACCGGCAATCCCGCGCCAAGCTCCTCCTGAAGGCGGCCCTGCTCCCCGGAAGCCGCCGGCCGCGCCTGGTTGGGGCGCTCGGCCGTCTCGTGCTGGGGCGGACGCGCTGCGTCATCCTCGACATCAGCGACACCCGCGCGGCCTATTTCAAGCGCGAGTTGGAGCTGCCGCAGGCCGGGCGCGACCCGTGGCTGCGGCCGACCGGCCTGTTCATCCCCGAGGCAGCGCGCCGGCCCGCCGCCTTCATCAAGGACACCGACGTGTTCTTCGCCGGCTGGCTCTGCAACGCGGCCCGGCGCTGGGCGATGCAGGATCTCTGCGTGCTGCAGGCGGCCGGCTACCGGATCCACCTGCCGGACGATCCCCTGCCCTACCCCGCCTACCTGGAGGCGATCGCCCGCGCCTGGCTGGTGGTCTCGCCCGACGGTTTCGGCTGGGATTGCTACCGGCACTACGAGGCGGACTTTGCCAGCTTCGTCGCGCTGACCAGCCGGCCGGCCTACCCGCGCGCGCTGCCGCTGCGGCACGGGGTCCACTGCTTCCACTACGAGCCCGGACCCGGCGCACTGCTCGGCGCGATCCCGGCGCTGCTGGTGGACAAGCCCCGCCTGGAGCGGATGGCCGCGGCCGCACAGGCGCGCGTGCTGGCCCACCACACCCGCGCGCGGGTCGCCGAGCGGATCCTCGCCGAGAGCTTTCGCGATCGCTCGGGCACGATCCCGAAGCGGACTAGGGTGTCCGCGCGAGGTCCGCGAGCGCCCGCCTTGTCCCGGGATTGA
- a CDS encoding glucan ABC transporter ATP-binding protein/ permease encodes MSLVRLYARVLGLLGTDRRLAWALAGANVTLAVAAFAEPLLMGRIIDQLTHLKRGGDAMGTMLPLILAWVGFGFFTIAAGVAIALHADRLAHRNRLGTMARYFEHVLDLPLAFHASNHSGTVLKAMLEGTNGMNSFWLGFFRDHLAALISLGVLLPMTLFVNWKLGLILVVLVMVFTALTTFVMRRTETLQGRVEAYNSGLAAHASDALGNVAVIQSFTRAKAEKEAMRDIIQNLLAAQIPVLSWWALANVATRASATITMTAIFVTGIFLYQAGTTTVGEVVAFMGLATALVARLDHVVGFVNGVFQQAPKIAEFFAIFDTVPAVRDRPHAKQVARFEGEVSFEGVEFSYDGRRKALDGVSFSARAGETVALVGTTGSGKSTTLGLLHRSFDPAAGAIRIDGLDIRDIGLASLRHNIGVVFQEPMLFARSIRENLQVGCPEATDAEMLDALERAQASAFMARQPDGLDTIIGERGRSLSGGERQRLSIARALLKNPPILILDEATSALDAATERKLQGALETVMEGRTTFVIAHRLATIRNADRILVFHEGRIVEAGTFDELVAEGGRFAELARAQFMAAEAEETGVEMAMAA; translated from the coding sequence ATGTCGCTGGTTCGTCTCTACGCGCGGGTGCTGGGACTGCTCGGCACCGACCGCAGGCTGGCGTGGGCGCTGGCCGGCGCGAATGTGACGCTGGCGGTGGCGGCCTTCGCCGAGCCGCTGCTGATGGGCCGCATCATCGACCAGCTCACCCACCTGAAGCGCGGCGGCGACGCCATGGGCACGATGCTGCCCCTGATCCTCGCCTGGGTCGGCTTCGGCTTCTTCACCATCGCGGCGGGCGTCGCGATCGCCCTCCACGCCGACCGACTGGCGCACCGCAACCGCCTCGGCACCATGGCGCGCTACTTCGAGCACGTGCTCGACCTGCCGCTCGCCTTCCACGCCTCGAACCATTCCGGCACCGTCCTCAAGGCGATGCTGGAGGGCACGAACGGCATGAACAGCTTCTGGCTCGGCTTCTTCCGCGACCACCTCGCGGCGCTGATCTCGCTCGGCGTGCTCCTGCCGATGACGCTGTTCGTGAACTGGAAGCTCGGCCTCATCCTGGTGGTGCTGGTGATGGTGTTCACCGCGCTCACCACGTTCGTGATGCGCCGCACCGAGACGCTGCAGGGCCGCGTCGAGGCCTACAATTCGGGTCTGGCCGCCCACGCCTCTGACGCGCTCGGCAACGTCGCGGTCATCCAGTCCTTCACCCGCGCCAAGGCGGAGAAGGAGGCGATGCGCGACATCATCCAGAATCTGCTCGCCGCGCAGATCCCGGTCCTGTCCTGGTGGGCGCTGGCCAACGTCGCCACGCGCGCCTCCGCCACCATCACCATGACGGCGATCTTCGTCACCGGCATCTTCCTGTACCAGGCCGGCACCACGACGGTCGGCGAGGTCGTGGCCTTCATGGGGCTCGCGACCGCCCTCGTGGCGCGCCTCGACCACGTGGTCGGCTTCGTCAACGGCGTTTTCCAGCAGGCCCCGAAGATCGCCGAGTTCTTCGCAATCTTCGATACGGTTCCGGCGGTGCGCGACCGGCCGCACGCGAAGCAGGTCGCCCGCTTCGAGGGCGAGGTCAGCTTCGAGGGCGTTGAGTTCTCCTACGACGGTCGCCGCAAGGCGCTCGACGGGGTCTCGTTCTCGGCGCGCGCCGGCGAGACGGTGGCGCTCGTCGGCACCACGGGTTCGGGCAAGTCGACCACGCTCGGCCTCCTGCACCGCAGCTTCGACCCGGCGGCCGGCGCGATCCGGATCGACGGGCTCGACATCCGCGACATCGGTCTCGCCTCGCTCCGGCACAACATCGGCGTGGTCTTCCAGGAGCCGATGCTCTTCGCCCGCTCGATCCGCGAGAACCTGCAGGTCGGCTGCCCCGAGGCGACTGACGCCGAGATGCTCGACGCCCTGGAGCGGGCCCAGGCTTCCGCCTTCATGGCGCGCCAGCCCGACGGGCTCGACACGATCATCGGCGAGCGCGGCCGCTCGCTGTCGGGCGGCGAGCGCCAGCGCCTCTCGATCGCCCGGGCTCTGCTGAAGAACCCGCCGATCCTGATCCTCGACGAGGCGACCTCGGCGCTGGACGCCGCCACCGAGCGCAAGCTCCAGGGCGCGCTGGAGACCGTGATGGAGGGCCGCACCACCTTCGTGATCGCCCACCGCCTCGCCACGATCCGCAACGCCGACCGCATCCTGGTCTTCCACGAGGGCAGGATCGTCGAGGCCGGCACCTTCGACGAGCTGGTGGCCGAGGGCGGCCGCTTCGCCGAACTCGCCCGGGCCCAGTTCATGGCCGCCGAGGCGGAGGAGACCGGCGTCGAGATGGCGATGGCGGCGTGA
- a CDS encoding motility protein A — protein MDLATGIGLLGGVGVVFTLIMIDGGNFAAYFDKHAVIVIFGGAIAATTIRFPFSTIAHGLPMGLRYAFTMRAVKPHDLIEEITKIAETVRKSGPMALENMDISDPFLAQGARYIADGYDREFIRDTMERDRDNFLMHLDEGSKIYRAFGDCAPAWGMIGTILGMVTMFANMSDPSKLGPAMATALLATLYGALIANLAALPIADKLHVKLEEEDVSRSLIIDGILMIRDQKSPTLVREMLVAYLPHNHREPLEEAAA, from the coding sequence ATGGATCTCGCAACCGGTATCGGGCTGCTCGGCGGCGTCGGCGTGGTGTTCACGCTGATCATGATCGACGGCGGCAACTTCGCCGCCTATTTCGACAAGCACGCGGTCATCGTGATCTTCGGCGGCGCCATAGCGGCGACCACCATCCGCTTCCCGTTCTCGACCATCGCCCACGGCCTGCCGATGGGCCTGCGCTACGCCTTCACCATGCGGGCGGTGAAGCCGCACGACCTGATCGAGGAGATCACCAAGATCGCCGAGACCGTGCGCAAGAGCGGCCCGATGGCGTTGGAGAACATGGACATCTCCGACCCGTTCCTTGCCCAGGGCGCGCGCTACATCGCCGACGGCTACGACCGCGAGTTCATCCGCGACACGATGGAGCGCGACCGCGACAACTTCCTGATGCATCTCGACGAGGGCTCGAAGATCTACCGGGCCTTCGGCGACTGCGCGCCGGCCTGGGGCATGATCGGCACCATCCTCGGCATGGTGACGATGTTCGCCAACATGTCGGACCCCTCCAAGCTCGGCCCCGCCATGGCGACCGCGCTGCTCGCCACCCTCTACGGCGCGCTGATCGCCAACCTCGCCGCCCTGCCGATCGCCGACAAGCTGCACGTGAAGCTGGAGGAGGAGGACGTCTCCCGCTCGCTTATCATCGACGGCATCCTGATGATCCGCGACCAGAAGAGCCCGACGCTGGTGCGCGAGATGCTGGTGGCCTACCTGCCGCACAACCACCGCGAGCCGCTCGAGGAGGCGGCGGCGTGA
- a CDS encoding methionine ABC transporter permease → MSPQMIDRLSQACLDTLFMVGVSAGIAVLAGLPLALFLVTSGPGGIFPAPRANRVVGTLVNGFRAVPFIVLLVALIPFTRLVAGTTIGVWAAIVPLSVSATPFFARIAEVSLREVDAGLIEAAQSIGCRRRHILLHVLLPEALPGILGGLTITVVSMIGASAMAGAVGAGGLGDVAIRYGYQRFDTTVMLAVIAILIALVCLVQFAGDSAVRRLRAR, encoded by the coding sequence ATGTCGCCGCAGATGATTGACCGCCTCTCCCAAGCCTGCCTCGACACGCTCTTCATGGTTGGCGTCTCGGCGGGCATCGCCGTGCTGGCGGGGCTCCCGCTCGCGCTCTTCCTCGTCACCTCGGGGCCGGGCGGCATCTTCCCGGCGCCGCGGGCGAACCGGGTGGTCGGAACCCTCGTCAACGGCTTCCGGGCGGTGCCCTTCATCGTGCTGCTGGTGGCGCTGATCCCGTTCACCCGGCTCGTCGCCGGCACCACGATCGGCGTCTGGGCGGCGATCGTGCCGCTCTCGGTCAGCGCTACGCCGTTCTTCGCCCGGATCGCCGAGGTATCGTTGCGCGAGGTCGATGCGGGGCTGATCGAGGCTGCGCAGTCGATCGGCTGCCGCCGCCGCCACATCCTCCTCCACGTCCTGCTGCCCGAGGCGCTGCCGGGCATCCTCGGCGGGCTCACCATCACCGTCGTCTCGATGATCGGCGCCTCCGCCATGGCGGGCGCGGTCGGCGCCGGCGGGCTCGGCGATGTCGCCATCCGCTACGGCTACCAGCGCTTCGACACCACCGTGATGCTGGCGGTGATCGCGATCCTGATCGCGCTCGTCTGCCTCGTGCAGTTCGCGGGCGACAGCGCCGTGCGGCGCCTGCGCGCCCGCTGA
- the ssuD gene encoding FMNH2-dependent alkanesulfonate monooxygenase — translation MAYDVFWFLPTSGDTRYLGTSDSGRAPSNAYIRQIAETADRLGYDGLLIPTGASCTDPWVTAASLVTVTRRIKLLVALRTSITGPTLGARQAAALDEALGGRLLLNVVVGGDATELAADGAFYDHAERYAAADEYLTVWKRLMAGETVDFEGRHVRVQGARNFHPAVQTPWPPLYFGGSSPAAHDLAARHVDAYLTWGEPPEAVGEKIADVRARAAREGRSVRFGVRLHVIVRETEDEAWAAADRLISRLTDEDIARAQANYARMDSVGQARMAALHGGRRDRLVVAPNLWAGVGLVRGGAGTALVGSPEQVVQRLNDYAALGVDTFVLSGYPHLEESIRFAELAFPLIAGKVPVTLHDSAQTGGAFDIRATRR, via the coding sequence ATGGCCTACGACGTCTTCTGGTTCCTGCCGACCTCCGGCGATACGCGCTATCTCGGCACGTCCGACTCCGGCCGGGCGCCCAGCAACGCCTATATCCGGCAGATCGCCGAGACCGCGGACCGGCTCGGCTACGACGGGTTGCTGATTCCCACCGGCGCCTCCTGCACCGATCCCTGGGTCACCGCCGCGAGCCTCGTCACCGTCACCCGGCGCATCAAGCTCCTGGTGGCCCTGCGCACCTCGATCACCGGCCCGACGCTCGGCGCGCGGCAGGCCGCGGCGCTGGACGAGGCGCTGGGCGGGCGGCTCCTCCTCAACGTGGTGGTGGGGGGCGATGCCACCGAACTCGCCGCCGACGGCGCCTTCTACGACCACGCCGAGCGCTACGCCGCGGCCGACGAGTACCTCACCGTCTGGAAGCGGCTGATGGCGGGCGAGACGGTCGATTTCGAGGGGCGTCACGTCCGCGTCCAGGGCGCGCGGAACTTCCACCCCGCCGTGCAGACGCCCTGGCCGCCACTCTATTTCGGCGGCTCCTCGCCCGCCGCCCACGACCTCGCGGCCCGGCACGTCGACGCCTACCTGACCTGGGGCGAGCCGCCTGAGGCGGTAGGGGAGAAGATCGCCGACGTCCGCGCCCGGGCGGCGCGCGAGGGTCGCAGCGTGCGCTTCGGCGTGCGCCTCCACGTCATCGTGCGCGAGACGGAGGACGAGGCCTGGGCCGCGGCCGACCGCCTGATCAGCCGGCTGACCGACGAGGACATCGCCCGCGCCCAGGCCAACTACGCCCGCATGGACTCGGTCGGGCAGGCCCGGATGGCGGCGCTGCATGGGGGGCGCCGCGACCGGCTCGTGGTGGCGCCGAATCTCTGGGCCGGCGTCGGGCTGGTGCGCGGCGGCGCGGGCACGGCGCTGGTCGGCTCGCCCGAGCAGGTGGTGCAGCGGCTCAACGACTACGCGGCGCTCGGCGTCGACACCTTCGTGCTCTCCGGCTACCCGCACCTGGAGGAGTCGATCCGCTTCGCCGAACTCGCCTTCCCGCTGATCGCCGGCAAGGTGCCCGTGACGCTGCACGACTCCGCCCAGACCGGCGGCGCCTTCGACATCCGCGCCACCCGGCGCTGA
- a CDS encoding LLM class flavin-dependent oxidoreductase, whose translation MTKQILLNAFNMACIGHINHGLWTHPRDRSTAYNTLAYWTDQAKLLERGLFDGLFIADIIGVYDIYGGDIDVTAREAVQLPVNDPTVLVSAMAAVTEHLGFGITVNVHTEAPSTFARRFSTLDHLTGGRIGWNIVTGYLESAHRGQGSGALPTHDRRYDYAEEYLEVLYRLWEGSWDDAAVRRDPAARVFADPTRIRPVAHRGEFFEVAGYHLCEPSPQRTPVLYQAGASGRGRAFAGRHAECVFISARDRASAREAARAVRAEAAAAGRNPEDVKVFVGIAIIPGRTKAEAEDKRAEYLRYASPEAGLAHFSASTGIDFAAYGLDDPIPYAPGNAIQSATSAAAKRGLTKRDLLAELGLGGRYAVLTGDAATVADELQAWIEEGEIDGFNLSRIVVPESFEDFIALVIPELQDRGLYKTAYAEGSLRQKLFAAGDRLPARHAASAFRSGAAPAA comes from the coding sequence ATGACGAAGCAGATCCTCCTCAACGCGTTCAACATGGCTTGCATCGGCCACATCAACCACGGGCTCTGGACCCATCCGCGCGACCGCTCGACCGCCTACAACACGCTCGCCTACTGGACCGACCAGGCGAAGCTCCTGGAGCGCGGCCTGTTCGACGGGCTGTTCATCGCCGACATCATCGGCGTCTACGACATCTACGGCGGGGACATCGACGTGACCGCGCGCGAGGCCGTGCAGCTGCCCGTCAACGACCCGACCGTGCTGGTCTCCGCCATGGCGGCGGTGACGGAGCACCTGGGCTTCGGCATCACCGTCAACGTGCACACCGAGGCGCCCTCGACCTTCGCCCGGCGCTTCTCGACCCTCGACCACCTGACGGGCGGCCGCATCGGCTGGAACATCGTGACCGGCTATCTCGAGAGTGCCCATCGCGGCCAGGGCAGCGGCGCGCTTCCCACCCACGACCGGCGCTACGACTACGCCGAGGAGTATCTGGAGGTGCTCTACCGGCTCTGGGAGGGGAGCTGGGACGACGCGGCGGTGCGGCGCGATCCCGCCGCCCGCGTCTTCGCCGACCCCACCCGCATCCGCCCGGTCGCGCATCGCGGGGAGTTCTTCGAGGTCGCGGGCTACCATCTCTGCGAGCCCTCTCCCCAGCGCACGCCGGTGCTCTACCAGGCCGGCGCCTCGGGCCGCGGCCGGGCGTTCGCGGGCCGCCACGCCGAGTGCGTGTTCATCTCCGCACGCGACCGCGCGAGCGCCCGCGAGGCCGCCCGCGCCGTGCGGGCCGAGGCCGCGGCGGCCGGCCGGAACCCCGAGGACGTGAAGGTCTTCGTCGGCATCGCGATCATCCCGGGGCGGACGAAGGCGGAGGCCGAGGACAAGCGCGCCGAGTACCTGCGCTACGCCAGCCCCGAGGCGGGGCTGGCGCACTTCTCCGCCTCGACCGGCATCGACTTCGCCGCCTACGGCCTCGACGACCCGATCCCCTACGCGCCCGGCAATGCCATCCAGTCCGCGACCTCCGCGGCGGCCAAGCGCGGTCTGACCAAACGCGACCTGCTCGCCGAACTCGGGCTCGGCGGGCGCTACGCCGTGCTCACGGGGGACGCCGCCACGGTCGCCGACGAATTGCAGGCCTGGATCGAGGAGGGCGAGATCGACGGGTTCAACCTCAGCCGCATCGTCGTGCCGGAGAGCTTCGAGGACTTCATCGCCCTCGTGATCCCGGAGCTTCAGGACCGCGGGCTCTACAAGACCGCCTACGCGGAGGGCTCGCTGCGCCAAAAGCTCTTCGCTGCGGGGGACCGCCTGCCGGCTCGCCACGCTGCCAGCGCCTTCCGCTCCGGTGCCGCCCCGGCGGCCTGA
- a CDS encoding methionine ABC transporter ATP-binding protein translates to MPGLAFDSLRDAGAWIARSGPAARHTTIDRAAGEDIRPAAGTVRFEGVSKIYHAASGAVRALDGIDLAIPAGAIFGIIGRSGAGKSSLLRTVNRLEQPSAGRVLIDGEPIGALDAAGLVALRRRIGMIFQHFNLLSAKTVRQNVALPLAVAGVPRAEIGRRVEEALRLVGLEDKAEAYPSRLSGGQKQRVGIARALVSRPEILLCDEATSALDPETTLQILSLLRDINRRLGITIVLITHEMSVIREICTDVVVLDQGRAVETGPVWRVFGAPEHPATRALLEPLTRGLPEDLAARLRPAPAPGAQALLRITCAGEAPDLSALTAAAGAPVRLLQAGIERIQGRAVGRMLVCVAGTEPAERLAALDGITIERIGYVAADD, encoded by the coding sequence ATGCCCGGCCTCGCCTTCGACAGTCTCCGCGACGCCGGCGCCTGGATCGCCCGCAGCGGTCCGGCCGCCCGTCACACGACGATCGATCGGGCTGCCGGTGAGGACATCCGCCCGGCCGCCGGCACCGTGCGGTTCGAGGGGGTCTCGAAGATCTACCATGCCGCCTCGGGTGCGGTACGGGCGCTGGATGGCATCGACCTCGCGATCCCCGCTGGCGCGATCTTCGGCATCATCGGCCGCTCGGGGGCCGGCAAGTCGAGCCTGCTGCGCACCGTGAACCGGCTGGAGCAGCCGAGCGCCGGCCGGGTGCTGATCGACGGTGAGCCGATCGGGGCGCTGGACGCGGCCGGGCTCGTGGCGCTGCGGCGGCGCATCGGCATGATCTTCCAGCACTTCAACCTGCTCTCGGCCAAGACCGTGCGGCAGAACGTGGCGTTGCCGCTCGCCGTGGCCGGGGTGCCGCGCGCCGAGATCGGGCGGCGGGTGGAGGAGGCCCTGCGCCTCGTCGGGCTGGAGGACAAGGCGGAGGCCTATCCCTCGCGCCTCTCGGGCGGGCAGAAGCAGCGGGTCGGCATCGCCCGCGCGCTCGTCAGCCGTCCGGAGATCCTGCTCTGCGACGAGGCGACCTCGGCGCTGGACCCCGAGACGACGCTCCAGATCCTCTCCCTGCTCCGCGACATCAACCGCCGCCTCGGGATCACCATCGTGCTGATCACCCACGAGATGAGCGTGATCCGCGAGATCTGCACCGACGTGGTGGTGCTGGACCAGGGCCGCGCCGTCGAGACCGGGCCGGTCTGGCGCGTCTTCGGGGCCCCGGAGCATCCGGCGACCCGCGCGCTCCTCGAACCGCTGACCCGCGGCCTGCCCGAGGACCTCGCGGCCCGGCTGCGCCCGGCGCCCGCGCCGGGGGCGCAGGCCCTGCTGCGGATCACCTGCGCGGGCGAGGCCCCCGACCTCTCGGCGCTGACGGCGGCCGCGGGCGCGCCGGTGCGCCTGCTCCAGGCCGGCATCGAGCGGATCCAGGGCCGCGCGGTCGGCCGGATGCTGGTCTGCGTCGCGGGCACCGAGCCGGCGGAGCGCCTCGCCGCGCTCGACGGGATCACGATCGAGAGGATCGGCTATGTCGCCGCAGATGATTGA